Genomic window (Streptomyces yatensis):
GGTGCCGGCGAGCTGGCTGCGTGGCGCGGCGGATGACCCGGTCGTGTCGATCCTCGCCCTGGCGGTCCTCGCGGTGCTGCTGTCGATCTGCTCGGAGGCCGACGCCTTCGTGGCCGCGTCCCTGTCTCAGTTCTCGCTCACCGCCCGGCTGGCGTTCCTGGTCGTCGGGCCGATGATCGACCTGAAGCTGTTCGCCATGCAGACGGGTACCTTCGGCCGCGGGTTCGCGCTGCGGTTCGCGCCCGCCACCTTCGTCCTCGCCGTGCTGATGTCGGTCCTGGTCGGGGCGGTGCTGCTGTGAACCGGAAGGCCCAGGCGATCGTGCTGTTCCTCATCGGCGGGGCGGTGCTGCGGGCCGGTTTCACCGGCCTGTACCTGCGCTATGTGAAGGCGGGGCTGCGCCCGTTGCTCCTCGCGGCCGGTGTCGTCCTGATCGCGGCCGCCGTCGCCACCCTCTGGTACGAGCGGCCGCGCACGGCCGACGGCGACCCGCACCCGGAGGAGGGCGACGGCGGCCATGCCCACCGGGAACCACGGGTCTCCTGGCTCCTCGTGCTCCCGCTGTTCGCCCTCATCCTGGTGGCGCCGCCCGCGCTGGGCTCGTACACCGCCATGCACACCGGCACGGCGCTGCAACGCCCCTGGGGCTTCCCCGCGCTCCCCGCCGGTGACCCGCTCCGGCTCAACGTGGCCGACTACGCGGGCCGTGCGGTGTACGACCACGGGCGCTCGCTGGAGCACCGCAGGATCGAGGTCACCGGTTTCGTCGCCCTCGACGGCCACGGCGCCCCCTACCTCGTCCGCATGGCCCTCAACTGCTGTGCCGCCGATGCCCAGCCCGTCAAGATCGGGCTGACCGGGCGGATCCCCCCGGTGCTGCAACCCGACACCTGGCTCCGGGTCATCGGCACCTACACCCGCAAACGGACCAAGGACCCCGTGGGCGGTGGCGCCATCCCGTACCTCGAGGTCAGCGGCTCCCGGCCGGTCCCGGCCCCGCGCGATCCGTACGACGAGAGCTGGAACGGCTGACCGCCCGGTGCCCGGGTACGAACCGGCCGTCGTCCCGCCACCCGGCCGTCGTCCCGCCACCCGGCCGGTAAGATCGTCCGCGCGGCGGCCGCCAATTCGGGCAGTGGGTGGTCGGCGACGGGGGATGTCCGTCACCACGACCCTGGGAGCCGACCATGGCGAACACCACCCCCGACCCGGCGGCCACGGCGCCGCTCGGGCCGCCGCCGTTCGACCCGGAGCTCATCGCGCCACTCGCGGCCATCAACGGGATACTGCGGCCCGGTGGATCCGGGGCGGATCCGGAGGCGGGGGACGGTCAGGGCGTGCCCGGTATGGAGACGCTGACGAACGAGGATCTGGAGCGCGACGGGGCTTTCCTGGTCGAGGAGCGGTCCGTCCCCGGCCCGGCGGACGCGCCGGAGGTCTCGCTGCTGATCTGCCGGTTGGCCGACGCGGCCACTCCCGTACCGGCGCTGTATCACATCCACGGCGGTGGCATGACGGTCGGCCACAACCGCCTGGGCATGCCCGAGTTGCTCGACCTCGCGCAGGAACTGCGGCTCTCCGTGGTGTCCGTCGAATACCGCCTCGCGCCGGGGACCCGGCATCCGGGACCGGTCGAGGACTGTTACGCCGGGCTGCGCTGGACCGCCGAACACGCCGAAGAGCTGGGCATCGACCCGGCGCGCATCGTGGTCGTGGGCGGCAGCGCCGGTGGCGGCCTCGGCGCGGCCGTCGCGCTGCAGGCCCGGGACCGCGGCGGCCCGGCCCTGTTCGGGCAGCTGCTGATGTGTCCCATGCTCGACGACCGCAACGACACGCCGTCCGCCCTGCAGATGACCGGGATCGGGGTGTGGGACCGCGCCGCCAACGAGGCCGGATGGACCGCGCTGCTCGGCGACGCACGCGGGGGCGACGACGTCTCGCCGTACGCCGCACCCGCCCGTGCCACGGATCTGTCCGGACTGCCGCCCGCGTTCATCGACGTCGGCTCGGCGGAGACCTTCCGCGACGAGGACGTGGACTACGCCCGCCGCATCTGGCGAGCCGGGGGAACGGCCGAACTGCACGTCTGGTCCGGTGCCTTCCACGGCTTCAGCGGCATGGCACCGGAGGCCGCCGTCTCGCGGGACGCACGGGAGGCGCGGCGGCGGTGGCTGCGCAGGCTCCTGGCCCACTGACGGCGGCGGTGCGCGGGCCGTACGCACGGCCCGCTCACGTCCGCCGCGGGAGCGAACTGACCGCCCGTCGGCGGTGGTCGTAGCAGAGGGTCAGTGGGACTCGCGGGGCACCTCGTGTCCGCTGGAACCGACCAGGAAGTCCAGGTCCAGCCCCTGGTCCGCCTGGAGCACATGCTCGGTGTAGAGCCTGCTCCAGCCCCGGGCGGCGACCGGTGGCGGGGGCTCCCAGGCGGCCCGCCGGCGCTCCAGCTCCTCCTCGGCCACCTCCAGCGTCAGCGCACGCGCCGGGACGTCCAGGGTGATCCAGTCGCCGTCGCGCACCAGCGCCAGCGGGCCGCCGACGGCGGATTCGGGGGCCACATGGAGCACGACGGTGCCGAAGCCGGTGCCGGACATCCGGCCGTCGCAGATCCGCACCATGTCCTCGACGCCCTGGCGCAGCAACTTGGGCGGCAGCACCACATTGGAGACCTCCGGCATGCCCGGGTAGCCACGGGGGCCGCTGCCCCGGATCACCAGCACGGTGTCCTCGTCCACCGGCAGGTCCTCGTCGGCGTGAACGGCGATGTAGTCCTCCGGTGTGTCGAACACCAGGGCCCGGCCCCGGTGTTGGAGCAGATGGCGCGATGCGGCGGACTGTTTGATCACCGCGCCGTTGGGTGCGAGATTGCCGCGCAGCACCGCGGTGCCGGTGCCCGCCTCCTGGAACGGGTCGTCCAGGGTCCGGATCACCTCGCGGTTCCAGCACTCGGCGTCGCCGACGTTCTCCGCCACCGTGCGCCCGTTCACCGTGGCCGCATCCGTGTGCAGCAGCGCGCCCAGCTCGCGCATCACCACCGGAAGGCCCCCGGCATAGCAGAAGTCCTCCATCAGGAACCGTCCGGAGGGCTGCAGATCGACCAGTGTGGGCACCTCCCGGGCCAGCGCGTCGAAGTCGTCGAGCGTCAGCGGCACCCCCAACCGCCCCGCGATGGCCAGCAGATGGATCACCGCGTTGGTGGAGCCGCCGATGGCCGCGTTGACCCGTATCGCGTTCTCGAACGCCGCCCGGGTCATGATCTGCGACGGCCGCAGATCCTCCTCCACCATGGCCACGATCCGCTGTCCGGCGCGCTGCGCCGTCTCGTACCGCCGCGAGTCCACCGCCGGCCAGCTCGCCGAATAGGGCAGTTGCATACCGAGCGCCTCGGCCATCGACGCCATGGTGGACGCGGTCCCCATGGTCATGCAGTGCCCGTTGGACCGCGCCATGCAGCCCTCGGCGAAGAAGCACTCCTCCTCGGTCATCCGCCCGGCCGCGAGCTCGGCCTCGAACCGCCACACCTGCGTGCCCGAGCCCACATCCCCGCCCCGGTACTTGCCGTTGAGCATCGGGCCACCGGTGACCATGATGGCCGGCAGATCGACGCTGGAGGCGGCCATCAGCAGACCGGGGGTGGTCTTGTCACAGCCGGACAGCAGCACCACACCGTCCAGCGGATTGGCCCGTATCAGCTCCTCGGCCTCCATGGCCAGCAGATTGCGGTACAGCATCGCGGTGGGCCGCATCAACGTCTCGCCCAGTGCCATCGCCGGGAACTCCAGCGGAAAGCCACCGGCCTGCCAGACCCCGCGTTTCACCGACTCCGCCACCCGCTGCAGATGGCTGTTGCAGGGCGCCAGCTCCGACCAGGTCGTGGCGATGCCGATCACCGGACGGCCGTCGAACACCTCCCCTGAATAGCCCTGGTTGCGCATCCAGGACCGGTAGACCATGCCGGACCGGCCCTCCGCGCCGAACCAGGCCGCGCTGCGCCGCCGGCCGTGTGTTCCCGTGTCAGTCACTTCTGCACTCCCTCTGGCGAACGGTGCTGGAGTCTGGGCGAAGAGCCTTCTCAGCGAAGGGTGATGACGTTTCCGGTGATGAGTGCGGCCTCGTCCGAGGCGAGGAAGACGATGGTCTTCGCGACCTCGTCCGGATCGGCGACATGGAAATGGGTGGCGCTCGAGGCGACGAACCGCCGGACCTCGTCCGTGACCCACCCGGTGTCGGTCACGGGCGGCTGCACCACATTGGCCGTGATGCCGAGGGAGGCCAGCTCCGCGGCCGCCGACAGGGTGTAGTCGGTCTGCGCCGCCTTCGCCGCGCCGTAGGACACCTCTCCGGGGAAACCGAGTTCCCCTCCCGAGGTCAGGCCCACGATCCGCCCCCAGTCGGCACCGCGTGCCCGGTGGCGGCGGGCCAGCTCACCGATCAGCAGCGCCGGCGCCATCGCGTCCACCGCGAACTGCCGGGACCAGGTCTGGGCGGTGACGGGCCGCAGCGGCCGGTCGAACCGGTCGGCCGGATCGGGGGTGAAGGTGTCCTGGATCCATCCCGAGGCGTTGTTGACCAGGATGTCGACCGGGCCCAGGCGGTCCTCCGCGAGGTCGAAGAGCCGCCCCGGAACCGCGGGGTCGCCGAGGTCCGCCTCGAACGCCTCGGCCCGCCCGCCGGCCCGGCGGATCCGCGCCGCGACCTCCTCGCCGTCGATGGATCGCGCGGCGTGGTACGGATCCGCGGCGTCCCCCTCGCCGGGGGCGGGCGGACGCAGATAGGTGCAGAGCACCGCGACCCCGCGGGCCGCCAGCGCTCGTGCCGTCGCGGCGCCGATTCCCTGGTTCGCCCCCGTCACCAGGGCGACATGGCTGGTTGACGATGTTTCCCGCACCCCCGCAGTACAGCAAAGACCAGCGTCACGCGGAAGATCGTGTCAGCCGCGGAGCCGGGGCCGTCGTCGTCCGGTTCCGGGCGGATCGGCGGATATGGCGTCCCGTCACCGGGCGGCAGCGCCCGTTCAGCCTCAGGGGCGGCGAGCCGTCCGGCCCGGGGTGGGCGGGTGCGGTAAGCATCCGGTGCATGCGGTGTGGATCGGTGTCCGGCACACGGTGAGGAGTGTCCGCATGAGTGGTGAGCTGTCCGGAGCCACGGCCCTGGTCACGGGCGCCACGGCGGGGATCGGCCGCGCCGTGGCGCTGCGTCTGGCGGCCCTGGGGGCCGAGGTGGTCGTCCACGGCCGGGACGCGCGGCGGGGTGCGGAGGTGGTCGAGGAGGTGTCCGCGGCGGGGGCCACGGCCAGGTTCGTGGCGGCGGATCTCGCCGAGGCCGACGATGTGCGGCGGCTGGCCGACGAGGCGGGGGAGGTGGACGTCCTGGTCAACAACGCCGGCGTCTACCGGTTCGCGGACACCGCCGGGACCTCGCCCGAGATGTTCGACGTCCATATGGCCATCAACGCCCGCGCACCGCTGCTGCTGGTCGGGCGGCTCGCACCGGGCATGGCCGCTCGGGGCCACGGGGCCATCGTCAATCTCAGCACCATCGCCGCCGGTGCCCCCGCCCGCAACGCCGGGGCGTACGGCGCCTCGAAGGCCGCGCTGGAGCTGCTGACCCGGGTGTGGGCCGATGAGTTCGGCGGCCGGGGAGTCCGGGTCAACGCCGTCCGTTCGGGCCCGGTCCGTACGCCGGGCACCTCCGAGATGGGAGAGGAGGCGCTACGGACCGTGGCGCGGGCCACGGTCCTGGACCGGCCCGCGGCGCCCGAGGAGATCGCCGAAGCCGTGCTGTTCCTGGTCTCCTCGCGCGCGAGCTACATCACCGGCGCCATCCTCGAGGCCCGGGGCGGCGAACTCGCCATCGGCTGACGCGCACCGCCGCGTTCCTAGATCGCGCCGCTGTACGCGAGGGGCTGTTCCGTCCAGATGCACTTGCCCTCGGCGGTGTAGCGGGTCCCCCAGCGCTGCGAGAGCGCGGAGACCAGCTGCAGCCCCCGCCCGCCCTCGTCCGTCTCGGCGGCCCGGCGGATCCGGGGAGTGGTGGAGCTGGCGTCCGAGACCTCGCAGATCAGCGAGCTGCCACGGATCAGCCGGAGCCGGGTCGGCCCCTTGGCGTGCCGTACGACATTGGCCACGAGCTCGCTCACCAGCAGTTCGGTGGTCATGACGAGATCGCCGAGATCCCATGCCTCCAGCTGTTCGCGGACATGAGTGCGGGCGAGACCGG
Coding sequences:
- a CDS encoding SDR family NAD(P)-dependent oxidoreductase — protein: MSGELSGATALVTGATAGIGRAVALRLAALGAEVVVHGRDARRGAEVVEEVSAAGATARFVAADLAEADDVRRLADEAGEVDVLVNNAGVYRFADTAGTSPEMFDVHMAINARAPLLLVGRLAPGMAARGHGAIVNLSTIAAGAPARNAGAYGASKAALELLTRVWADEFGGRGVRVNAVRSGPVRTPGTSEMGEEALRTVARATVLDRPAAPEEIAEAVLFLVSSRASYITGAILEARGGELAIG
- a CDS encoding alpha/beta hydrolase fold domain-containing protein, which gives rise to MANTTPDPAATAPLGPPPFDPELIAPLAAINGILRPGGSGADPEAGDGQGVPGMETLTNEDLERDGAFLVEERSVPGPADAPEVSLLICRLADAATPVPALYHIHGGGMTVGHNRLGMPELLDLAQELRLSVVSVEYRLAPGTRHPGPVEDCYAGLRWTAEHAEELGIDPARIVVVGGSAGGGLGAAVALQARDRGGPALFGQLLMCPMLDDRNDTPSALQMTGIGVWDRAANEAGWTALLGDARGGDDVSPYAAPARATDLSGLPPAFIDVGSAETFRDEDVDYARRIWRAGGTAELHVWSGAFHGFSGMAPEAAVSRDAREARRRWLRRLLAH
- a CDS encoding SDR family oxidoreductase, with the translated sequence MRETSSTSHVALVTGANQGIGAATARALAARGVAVLCTYLRPPAPGEGDAADPYHAARSIDGEEVAARIRRAGGRAEAFEADLGDPAVPGRLFDLAEDRLGPVDILVNNASGWIQDTFTPDPADRFDRPLRPVTAQTWSRQFAVDAMAPALLIGELARRHRARGADWGRIVGLTSGGELGFPGEVSYGAAKAAQTDYTLSAAAELASLGITANVVQPPVTDTGWVTDEVRRFVASSATHFHVADPDEVAKTIVFLASDEAALITGNVITLR
- a CDS encoding IlvD/Edd family dehydratase, which produces MTDTGTHGRRRSAAWFGAEGRSGMVYRSWMRNQGYSGEVFDGRPVIGIATTWSELAPCNSHLQRVAESVKRGVWQAGGFPLEFPAMALGETLMRPTAMLYRNLLAMEAEELIRANPLDGVVLLSGCDKTTPGLLMAASSVDLPAIMVTGGPMLNGKYRGGDVGSGTQVWRFEAELAAGRMTEEECFFAEGCMARSNGHCMTMGTASTMASMAEALGMQLPYSASWPAVDSRRYETAQRAGQRIVAMVEEDLRPSQIMTRAAFENAIRVNAAIGGSTNAVIHLLAIAGRLGVPLTLDDFDALAREVPTLVDLQPSGRFLMEDFCYAGGLPVVMRELGALLHTDAATVNGRTVAENVGDAECWNREVIRTLDDPFQEAGTGTAVLRGNLAPNGAVIKQSAASRHLLQHRGRALVFDTPEDYIAVHADEDLPVDEDTVLVIRGSGPRGYPGMPEVSNVVLPPKLLRQGVEDMVRICDGRMSGTGFGTVVLHVAPESAVGGPLALVRDGDWITLDVPARALTLEVAEEELERRRAAWEPPPPVAARGWSRLYTEHVLQADQGLDLDFLVGSSGHEVPRESH
- a CDS encoding TIGR03943 family putative permease subunit, coding for MNRKAQAIVLFLIGGAVLRAGFTGLYLRYVKAGLRPLLLAAGVVLIAAAVATLWYERPRTADGDPHPEEGDGGHAHREPRVSWLLVLPLFALILVAPPALGSYTAMHTGTALQRPWGFPALPAGDPLRLNVADYAGRAVYDHGRSLEHRRIEVTGFVALDGHGAPYLVRMALNCCAADAQPVKIGLTGRIPPVLQPDTWLRVIGTYTRKRTKDPVGGGAIPYLEVSGSRPVPAPRDPYDESWNG